Below is a genomic region from Vibrio pomeroyi.
CCCGGACGCTTCAAAATATGCAGCTCAAATGCCGCAAACGCAATTTGGTCAAAGCGCAGTGCGCGAGAGCCATCTGGCATTTCAAATTCTAAATCAGTACGTGTCCAATCCAACACAGGCATGAAGTTATAACAAACCGTGTCAATGCCGCACTCAGCAAGGTTAGACAGAGTTTGTTTATAGTTATCGATCCACTGCTGGTAGTTACCAGTTTGAGTTTTGATCTCTTCGTGCACAGGCACACTTTCGACTACCGACCACGTTAAGCCTTTCTCTTCGATAATGGCTTTGCGCTTCAGGATTTCTTCTTTTGTCCAAACTTCACCATTTGGAATATGGTGCAGTGCATTCACAATACCAGTTGCGCCCGCTTGACGAATATCATCTAGCGAAACTTGATCATTAGGGCCGTACCAACGCCACGTTTGTTCCATGAGACTTACCTTTCTTTAAGACGCACTTAGCCGGCTCGAATTAATCAAGCTAAATGCAATAACGACTTCTTAATGGCAGCAATGACAATTACTGCCCGAGATAGCACCGGTCTACGCCGGTCTAAAGACGATGCCTTATTTACAACCTAGTGAATGAATCAGCTTCCAAAAAGAGTCTTGAAGCTGAATTCAACGTTAGCTTTCAGAACTAACTTTCAGTGCTCAGCAGCACCACTGGGTTTGAGCTAAATAAGTAACCATCAAAGTTTGGGTCATCAATGTCTGACAGCGCTAACAAACGCTGTTTAACATTCTCAAGGTGTTGCCACATTGCGTTCTTAGCAGCGACAGGGTCTTTGCGCTGTAAGGCAGCGAGGATACGAGCATGATCATCTAACCATTCTTCACGGTAATCTTGACCACTGATGTGAGAGTGGAGTTTATTCCACATTGGACTCTTTTCGCGTCGATCCCAGGATTGCTTCAACATGTCTACTAGCACAGAGTTTTGAGTAGCCTCTGCAATACACATGTGAAATCTTTCATCTCCGCTGCAATCGGTCGTGCCGCTTGCAAGCTCTTCGCGCTCGAGTTCGAGTGCAGAGCGCATCTTAATGATGTCGCCCGGAGTGACCTGAGTTGCCGCAAACTCCGCGATATTACTTTCCAGTAATTGACGGGCCTGCAGCATCTCGAATGGACCAGCATCATCGCTGACCACATTCTCGCGAGAATGAGTAGGAATGTTCAGGACATAAACACCTGACCCTTTTTTTACCTCAACTAAGTTTTCAAGCTCCAGCATGATGATCGCTTCACGCACCACAGTGCGGCTAACATCTAGACGATCAGCAATATCTCGTTCTGGAGGCAACCTATCTCCGACCTTGTACAGGCCTTCAATCAGTTCTTTTCTTAGTACTAACCCTATCTCCTGATAAGGTCTTTTCGGCTCGAAAGGCATCATGATGATATTGTCGCTTCTTTCCATTGTATTTCTCTCGCCATCATAATGACCAAATATAATTGGTCAACCTCTATATCCTAAAATGCAGTAACACCTTGTTTTTGTATTACTCTTTTTTCTATATTTGCTCGTTATTCAACAGCCTGAATACGGTCAATCAATGCGCTCAATTCTGGGTCCGCTTTATCTAGCGCGTCGTACATAGGTTGAACCGCTAGTGCGAACGCAGCTTTGTCTGGCTCAACAAACGTTACGCCCATTTCCTCAGCTTTAGCACGCTCTTTTGCTTCCGATTCAGCCCACAGTTTCTTCATCAATTCCGATGAATCACTTGCCGCTTTCATCAATGCATCTTGTTGTTCTGTAGTCAGTTTGTCGTATGTTTTCGTTGAGATAACCAACACATCCGGAACCATCGTATGCTCATCTAAACTGAAGTATTTAGACACTTCGCTATGACGGCTCAAACTGAAAGAAGGAATGTTATTTTCCGCCGCATCCACTACGCCTTGTTGCAATGCTGTATACAACTCACCGTAAGCTAATGGCGTTGGGTTACCCCCTAGCGCTTTCACCATAGCAATTGCTGATGGACTTGGTTGAACACGAACTTTCAAACCTTTCAGGTCTTCTGGCGTGTTAATTGGCTTATTAGTGTAGAAGCTGCGCGCTCCAGCGTCGTAGTAAGTCACACCAATAAAGCCGCTATCACGAGAAGAGTTCAGAATGTCACGGCCTACTTCACCATCAGTCACGCTGTAGTAGTGCGCTTGATCGCGGAATAAGTAAGGCATGTTGAATGATGAATAAGCAGGAGAAAAAGCTTCTAATTCAGCAGCATTACTTTTCACCATATCTAAAGCGCCGTTCTGCATTAGCTCCATAGATTCGCGTTGTGTACCCAGTTGAGCATCAGGGTAAATACGAATACGCACTTCACCATCTGTCATTTCTCGTACTTCTTTTGCCATAAACGTCATCGCTTCATGCACTGCATGGTCGCGTGGGTGGTTATGGCTCAGTTTTAATGTTGTTGCTGCATAAGCAGAAGCTGTTGCGCCGAAAGCGAAAGTAGCACCAACAACCGCACTAATCAGAGTTTTACGCGTCATCATCATTCTTATTCTCCGTGGATTGGTTATCCAATGTGTAGGGTATTTATTGTTCTGAGGCCATATTGGCGATCAAAAAACCAACCGTCAAAGCTGAAAATTGAATTGATTGACCAATATCACAATAAAAACCCACAAATTGGTCAACCAAAATCATTTGTGAAGTTGCTCACGCCAACCAAAGAATGAATAGCTTATGATTCGACCAGATTTTTGAACATCCCTACCCTACATAGAAATAATTTCTTACATTGGTAAACCAATTGTTATGAGATGCGCAATTTTGTTGAAAGGAAATAAACATGAATAAATTGGTCAGTTACATAAATAAAGGGTTGGCCGCCTTTACAGTGTCTCTATCGTCTTTCTTAGTGCTTTGTGTGATATGGCAGGTTCTATCCCGCTATGTTATTGGCAAACCAAGTACTGTTACCGACGAGCTCGCTCGTTACCTCTTTATGTGGGTAGCCCTAATTGGTGCTGCTTACACAACAGGTCTGAAACGCCACCTTGCCATTGACCTATTAACAATGAAGCTGACTGGCAAGCGCAAATTAATCAACGAAATCGTTATCCAAATCGCCATTGCAACCTTCTCTTATATCGTTCTAGTACACGGTGGAAGTCAGCTTGCAGCTAAAACGCTTGCTATGGGGCAACTGACTCCCGCACTCGGTTTAGAGATGGGTTACATCTACTTCTGCTTACCAATTAGCGGCGCGTTGATGATTTTTTACTCCGCCGTATTTACCTACGAACGCGTTAAACAATTAATGTCAGGTGACGATTTGATCACCGACTCACAACTTGATTGATAGAAGGATTTCACAATGGAATGGCAAGTAATACTGACCTTATTCGGTAGTTTCGCTGTACTGCTTACAATCGGTGTACCGGTCTCATTTGCGATTGGCTTATCGTCATTAGCAACAATTCTAATGAGTTTACCGCTCGAGCCAGCAATCGCCGTGGTTGCTCAACGTATGGCCGCAGGCCTTGATAACTTTGCGCTACTGGCAATCCCGTTCTTCATTTTGGCGGGCAACATCATGAACCAAGGCGGCATCGCGCTGCGTCTGATCAACTTCGCGAAAGTGTTGGGTGGTCGTCTACCGGGTTCATTGGCACACGTAAACGTAATGGCAAACATGATGTTTGGTTCGATCTCAGGATCAGCGGTAGCATCGGCGGCTGCAGTAGGTGGCACCATGTCTCCTCTGCAAAAGAAAGATGGCTACGACGAAAACTTCTCTGCTGCGGTAAACATCACTTCGTGTCCTACTGGTCTTTTGATTCCACCAAGTAATACCTTGATCGTTTTCTCTTTGGTTTCAGGTGGTACTTCAATCGCTGCACTGTTCTTAGCGGGCTACATCCCAGGTATCATCATGGGACTCAGCATCATGATTGTGGCGGGTATCATTGCAAAACGTCGTGGCTACCCACTTGCAGAACGCCCTTCAATGTCTGTGGTATGGGACACCTTCTTAAAAGCGGCACCTTCTTTAGCGCTAATCGGCATCATCATGGGTGGCATCATTGGCGGTATCTTTACTGCGACTGAAGCTTCTGCAATTGCTGTGGTATACACGTTTGTTTTAGCCGTGCTTATCTACCGTGAAGTAAAATGGCGTGATATTCCAAAGATCATCCTTGAGTCTGCAGTAACAACTTCTATCGTTCTATTACTTGTTGGCGCATCAATGGGGATGTCTTGGGCAATGGCGAACGCCGATGTGCCTTACATGATTGCTGATGCATTACTGGCGGTTTCTGATAACCCGCTAATGATCCTATTGATTATCAACGTGATTCTGCTGATTGTGGGTATCTTCATGGATATGACACCAGCGGTACTGATTTTCACACCAATCTTCCTACCAATCGCGCTAGACCTAGGCATCGACCCTGTGCACTTCGGCATCATGATGACCTTCAACCTTGCTATCGGTATCTGTACGCCGCCAGTAGGTAGTGCGCTATTCATCGGTTGTTCGGTTGCTAACATTGCCATCGACAAGGTCATCAAACCATTGCTGCCATTCTATGCGGCGCTTATCGCTGCCCTAATGGCCGTTACTTTTATCCCTGAACTGAGCTTGTTCCTACCTGAATTGGTACTGGGTTACGGTTCGTAATTTCGTCACAGATACATTTTTAGACTGCTAAACACTCACTCGTATTATCAAATAATAAAATCCCGCTGGTTCGCTGGCGGGAGAAGGAAATAAATAATGAAGACTGTTGCTAACTCTACGCTGCCAAACACTGTATTACGACCTGACTACGACCGTTCAGCACTCCAAAGCCGTATTGTGCACCTAGGTTTTGGTGCATTTCACCGAGCTCACCAAGCGCTATTCACCAATGAAATGCTCAGCAAAACCAACACTGATTGGGGCATTTGTGAGATAAACCTATTCGGCGGCGAAGACCTAATTAAATCACTTCGCGCGCAAGACCACCTTTACACGGTTGCTGAAAAAGGCGCGGAATCTACTGATGTAAAATTAATCGGTTCAGTGACTGAATCACTGCACCCAAACCTAGACGGCATTGAAACTGTTTTAGAAAAAATGGCCGAACCTCAAGTGGCTATCGTATCGATGACCATCACAGAGAAAGGCTACTGTGCAGATCCTGCAACCGGCAAGCTTGATAGAAGCAATGCCCTAGTCATCGCTGATCTAGAGAATCCAACGCAGCCAAAATCGGCGCTTGGTTACATTGTCCAAGCCCTAAAAATTCGCCGCGAACGTGGCTTACCACCATTCACGGTCATGTCTTGCGATAACGTGCAAGAGAACGGTCATGTTGCAAAAGCAGCGATCATTGAATTCGCTCAACTGCTTGACCCTGAACTGCGTGATTGGATTGAAACCCATGTCACCTTTCCATGTACCATGGTTGACCGCATCGTACCCGCAGCAACCGAAGAAACACTGACAGAAATTGCAGGCCTACTTGGTTGTGAAGACCCATGTGGCATCGCCTGTGAACCCTTCCGCCAATGGGTGATTGAAGATAACTTTGTGGCAGGCCGCCCAGACTGGAATGTTGTCGGTGCAGAGTTCGTAGAAGATGTGGTGCCTTACGAAGAGATGAAACTGCGCATGCTCAATGGCAGTCACTCTTTCCTTGCTTACCTTGGATACCTTGGTGGCTACGCCCATATTTCCGACACCATGACAGATGCAGGCTACCGCAAAGCCGCTTTTGACATGATGATGAAATCCCAAGCACCTTCGTTAACCATACCTGAAGGGACTGATTTAGAAGGTTACGCAACCTTGCTCATCAACCGCTTCACTAACCCAAGCTTGAAACATAAGACATGGCAGATAGCGATGGATGGTAGCCAGAAGATCCCTCAGCGTATGGGTGGCAGCTTGCGATTCCATTTAGAGCAAGGCTCAGACTTCTCATGGCTTGCAACGGCCATCGCTGGCTGGATGCGTTATGTATCGGGCGTTGATGAGCAAGGTAATGAGATCGATGTTCGCGATCCAATGGCCGATACACTTCGCCAGATCTGTGACCAGCATGGACTCAATGTATCAGTGGTTCCGGCGTTACTTGCTGTTGAAGCGATTTTCCCTGCCGAGCTAGGCCAAAACCCGCAAGTCATCGATGCGGTAAGTTCAGCGTACCAATCACTCATTGAACACGGTGCCGTTGCTACCGTGGCTGCATTATAAGGAGTACAAACAATGAAGAATTTCTTATGTGAAGACTTTTTACTGTCGAATGAAACTGCGCGACGTTTGTACCACGAACACGCAAGCCACCAACCTATTTATGACTATCACTGCCACCTGAATCCAGCAGAGGTCGCTCAAGATCGTCAGTTTGAAAACATGTCTAAGATCTGGCTTGAAGGTGACCACTATAAATGGCGTGGCATGCGTTCAGCAGGGATCGACGAACGTCTGATCACCGGAGGCGCGAGTGATTATCACAAGTTCATGGCATGGGCTAAAACCGTCCCTCAAACCTTGGGTAACCCACTTTACCACTGGACTCACTTAGAACTTCGTCGCCCATTTGGTATTACTGGCACTCTCTTTGGTCCAGAAACCGCAGATCAAATTTGGCATGAAGGTAATGAACTATTAGCGACACCGGAATTTAGTGCTCGTGGCATCATGCAGCAAATGAATGTTGTCATGGCTGGTACGACTGATGACCCTATTGATTCGCTTGAACACCATAAAGCGATCGCCGAAGACAACACCTTCGATGTGAAGGTTCTGCCAAGTTGGCGCCCAGATAAAGCGTTCAAAATTGAACTCGATGGCTTTGCTGATTATCTGCAAAAGTTAAGCATGGTTGCTGACGTTGAGATCACGCGCTTCCATCATCTATTGAATGCTTTAGACAGCCGCCTAGCGCATTTCAACGATCATGGTTGCCGTGCAGCAGACCATGGTATCGAAGTGGTTCGCTACGCACCTATTCCATCAGAATCCGATCTGGATGCGCTGTTAACTCGACGCCTCAACGGCGAAACGCTCACCGATCTAGAATGTGCACAATTCTCAACAGCCGTTCAAGTATGGTTGGGCAAGCGATACGCAGCAATGGGTTGGGTAATGCAGCTTCACATTGGTGCTCAACGCAATAACAACACGCGTATGTTCCAACTGTTAGGCGCAGATGCAGGGTTTGATTCGATCAGCGATAAGACGTTTGCCTTCGAGCTAGCTCATCTGTTGGACGAGATGGATCAAAGCAATGAACTGCCTCGCACTATCCTTTACTGCTTAAACCCTCGCGACAACGAAATGATGGCAACCATGATTGGTAACTTCCAAGGTGGCGGCATCGCGGGCAAAGTGCAGTTTGGTTCTGGTTGGTGGTTCAACGACCAAAAAGACGGCATGCAGCGCCAAATGGAGCAGTTATCTCAGCT
It encodes:
- a CDS encoding fructuronate reductase → MKTVANSTLPNTVLRPDYDRSALQSRIVHLGFGAFHRAHQALFTNEMLSKTNTDWGICEINLFGGEDLIKSLRAQDHLYTVAEKGAESTDVKLIGSVTESLHPNLDGIETVLEKMAEPQVAIVSMTITEKGYCADPATGKLDRSNALVIADLENPTQPKSALGYIVQALKIRRERGLPPFTVMSCDNVQENGHVAKAAIIEFAQLLDPELRDWIETHVTFPCTMVDRIVPAATEETLTEIAGLLGCEDPCGIACEPFRQWVIEDNFVAGRPDWNVVGAEFVEDVVPYEEMKLRMLNGSHSFLAYLGYLGGYAHISDTMTDAGYRKAAFDMMMKSQAPSLTIPEGTDLEGYATLLINRFTNPSLKHKTWQIAMDGSQKIPQRMGGSLRFHLEQGSDFSWLATAIAGWMRYVSGVDEQGNEIDVRDPMADTLRQICDQHGLNVSVVPALLAVEAIFPAELGQNPQVIDAVSSAYQSLIEHGAVATVAAL
- a CDS encoding TRAP transporter substrate-binding protein, encoding MMTRKTLISAVVGATFAFGATASAYAATTLKLSHNHPRDHAVHEAMTFMAKEVREMTDGEVRIRIYPDAQLGTQRESMELMQNGALDMVKSNAAELEAFSPAYSSFNMPYLFRDQAHYYSVTDGEVGRDILNSSRDSGFIGVTYYDAGARSFYTNKPINTPEDLKGLKVRVQPSPSAIAMVKALGGNPTPLAYGELYTALQQGVVDAAENNIPSFSLSRHSEVSKYFSLDEHTMVPDVLVISTKTYDKLTTEQQDALMKAASDSSELMKKLWAESEAKERAKAEEMGVTFVEPDKAAFALAVQPMYDALDKADPELSALIDRIQAVE
- a CDS encoding TRAP transporter small permease; protein product: MNKLVSYINKGLAAFTVSLSSFLVLCVIWQVLSRYVIGKPSTVTDELARYLFMWVALIGAAYTTGLKRHLAIDLLTMKLTGKRKLINEIVIQIAIATFSYIVLVHGGSQLAAKTLAMGQLTPALGLEMGYIYFCLPISGALMIFYSAVFTYERVKQLMSGDDLITDSQLD
- a CDS encoding FCD domain-containing protein translates to MERSDNIIMMPFEPKRPYQEIGLVLRKELIEGLYKVGDRLPPERDIADRLDVSRTVVREAIIMLELENLVEVKKGSGVYVLNIPTHSRENVVSDDAGPFEMLQARQLLESNIAEFAATQVTPGDIIKMRSALELEREELASGTTDCSGDERFHMCIAEATQNSVLVDMLKQSWDRREKSPMWNKLHSHISGQDYREEWLDDHARILAALQRKDPVAAKNAMWQHLENVKQRLLALSDIDDPNFDGYLFSSNPVVLLSTES
- a CDS encoding TRAP transporter large permease, yielding MEWQVILTLFGSFAVLLTIGVPVSFAIGLSSLATILMSLPLEPAIAVVAQRMAAGLDNFALLAIPFFILAGNIMNQGGIALRLINFAKVLGGRLPGSLAHVNVMANMMFGSISGSAVASAAAVGGTMSPLQKKDGYDENFSAAVNITSCPTGLLIPPSNTLIVFSLVSGGTSIAALFLAGYIPGIIMGLSIMIVAGIIAKRRGYPLAERPSMSVVWDTFLKAAPSLALIGIIMGGIIGGIFTATEASAIAVVYTFVLAVLIYREVKWRDIPKIILESAVTTSIVLLLVGASMGMSWAMANADVPYMIADALLAVSDNPLMILLIINVILLIVGIFMDMTPAVLIFTPIFLPIALDLGIDPVHFGIMMTFNLAIGICTPPVGSALFIGCSVANIAIDKVIKPLLPFYAALIAALMAVTFIPELSLFLPELVLGYGS
- the uxaC gene encoding glucuronate isomerase — encoded protein: MKNFLCEDFLLSNETARRLYHEHASHQPIYDYHCHLNPAEVAQDRQFENMSKIWLEGDHYKWRGMRSAGIDERLITGGASDYHKFMAWAKTVPQTLGNPLYHWTHLELRRPFGITGTLFGPETADQIWHEGNELLATPEFSARGIMQQMNVVMAGTTDDPIDSLEHHKAIAEDNTFDVKVLPSWRPDKAFKIELDGFADYLQKLSMVADVEITRFHHLLNALDSRLAHFNDHGCRAADHGIEVVRYAPIPSESDLDALLTRRLNGETLTDLECAQFSTAVQVWLGKRYAAMGWVMQLHIGAQRNNNTRMFQLLGADAGFDSISDKTFAFELAHLLDEMDQSNELPRTILYCLNPRDNEMMATMIGNFQGGGIAGKVQFGSGWWFNDQKDGMQRQMEQLSQLGLLSQFVGMLTDSRSFLSYTRHEYFRRILCDMLGRWAENGEVPNDMSLLGPMVEDICFGNAKRYFEERA